From one Coffea eugenioides isolate CCC68of chromosome 11, Ceug_1.0, whole genome shotgun sequence genomic stretch:
- the LOC113754507 gene encoding UPF0426 protein At1g28150, chloroplastic: MSLNFLVNCPLSLPSSSSSPPSPFPWNRKPPSSFLSFARPRVNFPGGFRVGAFLFDPTRDPILKDALKEPIAFMGGMFAGLLRLDLNEDPLREWVARTADAAGITEEETGNGDIQSEESPQQIQIE, from the exons ATGTCTTTGAATTTTCTTGTGAATTGCCCGCTTTCGTTaccatcatcatcttcttctccgCCTTCTCCATTTCCT TGGAATCGGAAGCCCCCATCATCATTTCTATCGTTTGCAAGGCCAAGGGTCAATTTTCCGGGTGGATTTCGTGTTGGAGCATTTCTGTTTGACCCGACCCGGGACCCCATACTCAAAGATGCCTTAAAG GAGCCTATTGCCTTTATGGGAGGGATGTTTGCAGGCCTTTTAAGGCTCGATTTAAATGAAGATCCTCTAAGGGAATGGGTTGCTAGGACGGCTGACGCTGCTGGGATAACAGAGGAAGAAACTGGAAATGGTGATATCCAGTCCGAAGAGTCCCCCCAGCAAATACAGATTGAATGA